A single window of Eucalyptus grandis isolate ANBG69807.140 chromosome 1, ASM1654582v1, whole genome shotgun sequence DNA harbors:
- the LOC120295739 gene encoding receptor-like protein Cf-9 homolog — MTLFRLTPFSRSLPQPLPLTNGSIVPWLLLAISTISIFSDVAMASASSQCLGVDQRSLLLELRNSLVFDTFVSSKLVHWDQGADSWSGVTCEDGLVVGLDLSKESISSGIDDSSSLFRLEFLRSLNLAFNDFKSTTIPSSLANLSHLACLNLSYAGFTGHIPAELSRLTKLRTLDLSWTWLNLKKPNLRSLIGDLGELRELYLDGVNVFGEGSEWCDALSSSVPKLEVLSMSYCSLSGPINASLMSLANLSVIQLNGNNLSSIIPQFLANFSSLKTLSLYDCFLQGEFPHEFFQLTTLPQFLANQSELSSLDLSNNSIQGTIPRWIWTFRLLNLSSNFFEDMETLLGNFTSGVEVVDLHSNMLRGKFPPFWSYASYLDFSNNNFTSVIPDNISNTLPNLICIILSKNNFHGFIPPSICNASGLRVLDLLHNHMNGTIPDCLMEFPKVLNMRNNQLNGDIPQNISGLCSLTTLDISENMLQGHIPLSLASCTALEFVNIGDNQIDGTFPCHFMSMSRLRVLVLRSNKLYGEIGCLYSHNTWQMLQIIDLSSNNFGGTLPVSLLASLEAMKANKDFNHLRYQFLDDYHDELYYEDTMSATLKDLRLELVKIWTTFTLIDFSSNRFEGPIPNTLGDLKALYVLNLSHNAISGSIPPILGNLHEIESLDLSVNYLNGTIPPQLANLDFLSLLNLSNNRLVGNIPTSGQFLTFSKSCFEGNLGLCGLLLNISCSITTNGTEVVGDNGDDDDSEKKWFYMGIPLGFVVGFWVFCGPLMFMRSWRFAYYRFWDKVLFKFS, encoded by the exons ATGACTTTGTTTCGGTTGACTCCCTTTTCCCGCTCTCTTCCTCAACCCCTCCCTCTGACGAACGGTTCGATCGTCCCATGGCTTCTTCTTGCGATATCCACGATCTCCATCTTCTCTGATGTTGCTATGGCTTCAGCGTCCTCCCAGTGTCTTGGCGTGGACCAGAGATCGTTGTTGCTCGAGCTGAGAAACAGTCTCGTCTTCGACACCTTTGTCTCGTCCAAGCTAGTACACTGGGACCAAGGTGCCGATTCATGGAGTGGCGTGACGTGCGAGGACGGCCTCGTGGTCGGTCTTGATTTGAGCAAAGAGTCAATCTCTAGTGGAATTGATGATTCGTCGAGCCTCTTCAGGCTCGAGTTCCTTCGGAGCCTGAACTTGGCATTCAACGACTTCAAGTCCACGACGATTCCATCGAGCCTCGCAAATCTCAGCCACTTGGCATGTCTCAACTTGTCTTATGCTGGATTCACCGGGCATATTCCTGCGGAGCTATCGCGCCTGACAAAGCTACGTACTCTTGATCTCAGTTGGACTTGGCTGAACCTTAAGAAGCCCAATTTAAGGTCTctgattggggatttaggggAGTTAAGAGAGTTGTACCTTGATGGGGTCAATGTGTTTGGTGAGGGAAGTGAGTGGTGTGACGCGTTGTCTTCttcagtgccaaaacttgagGTGTTGAGCATGTCATACTGTTCTTTGTCTGGTCCTATCAATGCTTCCCTTATGAGTCTTGCTAATTTGTCAGTCATTCAACTCAATGGCAACAACTTGTCCTCCATAATTCCTCAATTCTTAGCAAATTTCTCCAGCTTGAAAACTCTGAGCCTATATGATTGTTTCCTACAAGGAGAATTTCCTCATGAATTCTTCCAG TTGACGACATTGCCTCAATTTTTGGCTAATCAATCCGAATTGTCCTCCCTCGACCTCTCCAACAACTCTATTCAAGGAACTATACCGAGATGGATATGGACATTTAGGCTTCTCAATCtttcctctaatttttttgaagatatGGAAACACTCCTAGGAAATTTTACTAGTGGTGTGGAAGTTGTCGACCTCCATTCAAACATGCTTCGAGGGAAATTCCCACCCTTTTGGTCATATGCCTCCTACTTGGATTTCTCAAATAACAACTTCACCTCTGTTATTCCAGATAACATCAGCAACACCCTACCAAACTTGATATGTATTATCCTCTCAAAGAATAATTTCCATGGTTTCATCCCGCCGTCTATTTGCAATGCTAGTGGTCTTAGAGTTCTCGACTTATTGCATAACCATATGAATGGAACTATTCCTGATTGTTTAATGGAGTTCCCCAAGGTATTGAATATGAGGAATAACCAGTTGAATGGCGACATTCCACAAAACATCTCGGGACTATGTAGTCTGACGACATTAGATATCAGTGAGAATATGTTGCAAGGGCATATTCCGTTGTCATTGGCAAGTTGCACGGCATTGGAGTTTGTGAACATTGGGGACAATCAAATAGACGGGACATTTCCGTGCCATTTCATGTCTATGTCACGTCTCCGTGTCCTTGTTTTACGATCCAACAAATTGTATGGGGAAATTGGATGTCTTTATAGTCACAACACTTGGCAAATGCTTCAAATCATTGACTTGTCCTCAAACAACTTTGGTGGCACACTGCCTGTGAGTCTCCTTGCATCTTTGGAGGCTATGAAGGCTAATAAGGACTTCAATCATCTACGGTATCAGTTTCTTGATGACTATCATGATGAGCTTTATTATGAGGATACGATGAGTGCAACCTTGAAAGATCTACGGCTAGAACTCGTTAAAATCTGGACTACTTTCACATTGATCGACTTCTCGAGCAATAGATTTGAGGGTCCAATACCCAATACACTTGGAGATCTCAAAGCACTTTATGTCCTCAACCTATCACACAATGCCATCTCGGGTTCAATTCCTCCTATATTGGGGAATTTGCATGAGATTGAGTCGCTGGATCTATCGGTGAATTACCTTAATGGAACCATACCACCTCAGCTTGCaaatcttgatttcctttccttACTAAACCTCTCAAACAATCGGCTTGTAGGAAACATTCCGACAAGCGGACAGTTTCTCACATTTTCCAAGAGTTGTTTTGAAGGAAACCTTGGATTGTGTGGGCTTCTGCTCAACATAAGTTGCTCAATTACCACGAATGGGACAGAAGTAGTTGGTGACAATGGCGACGATGATGATAGCGAGAAAAAGTGGTTTTACATGGGCATACCGCTTGGGTTCGTCGTTGGCTTCTGGGTTTTTTGTGGTCCATTAATGTTTATGAGATCATGGAGGTTTGCTTATTATCGATTTTGGGATAAAGTGCTATTCAAATTCTCATGA
- the LOC120295733 gene encoding receptor-like protein Cf-9 homolog, translated as MLSFQSSASYLDFSNNNINSIISDDISDNLSKLVFFCLSKNNLHGCIPQSICKIGNLEMLDLSHNHLNGSIPDCLMKEPLRVLNLRNNQLNGKIPQNIPITCKLEILDISENLLQGQIPLSLANCGMLDCVNIGDNQIDGTFPCHLGYLRVLVLRSNKLHGEIGCTHGDSTWEMLQIIDLSLNDFNGTLPTRLLASWVAMKADVDYYDTQYTFYDTMLETSRIYNEYAMRVTLKGVKLEFVKIPTMFKLIDFSSNRLEGPILDTLGDLKLLHVLNLSHNALLGSIPPVLGNLGQLESLDLSGNYLNGTIPAQLVNLNFLSVLNVSNNQLVGNIPISGQFLTFSKSSFEGNLGLCGLQLNKSCSITTNGMEES; from the coding sequence ATGCTATCCTTCCAGTCATCTGCTTCCTACTTGGATTTTTCAAATAACAACATAAATTCTATTATTTCAGATGACATCAGCGACAACTTATCAAAATTGGTGTTCTTCTGCCTCTCGAAGAATAATCTCCATGGGTGCATTCCGCAGTCTATTTGCAAAATTGGTAATCTCGAAATGCTTGACTTATCGCATAACCATCTGAATGGAAGTATTCCTGATTGTTTAATGAAGGAGCCGCTCAGAGTATTGAATCTGAGGAATAACCAGTTGAATGGCAAGATTCCGCAAAACATCCCAATAACATGTAAGTTGGAGATATTGGATATCAGTGAGAATTTATTACAGGGGCAGATTCCGTTGTCATTAGCAAATTGCGGGATGTTGGATTGCGTGAACATTGGGGACAATCAAATAGATGGGACATTTCCATGCCATCTTGGGTATCTTCGTGTCCTTGTTTTACGATCTAACAAATTGCATGGGGAAATTGGATGTACACATGGTGATAGCACCTGGGAGATGCTTCAAATCATTGACTTGTCTTTAAATGATTTCAATGGCACTCTGCCTACGAGACTCCTTGCATCTTGGGTGGCTATGAAGGCTGATGTTGACTATTATGACACACAATATACGTTTTATGATACCATGCTTGAGACGAGTAGGATTTACAATGAATATGCAATGAGGGTAACCTTGAAAGGTGTAAAGCTAGAATTCGTTAAGATCCCGACTATGTTCAAGTTGATTGACTTCTCAAGCAACAGATTGGAGGGTCCAATACTAGATACACTAGGAGATCTCAAATTACTCCATGTCCTCAACCTATCACACAATGCCCTCTTGGGTTCAATTCCTCCTGTTTTGGGGAATCTAGGTCAGCTTGAATCGCTAGACCTATCAGGGAACTACCTCAATGGAACCATACCAGCTCAGCTTGTAAATCTTAATTTCCTTTCAGTACTGAACGTCTCAAACAATCAACTTGTAGGAAACATCCCAATAAGTGGACAATTTCTCACATTCTCAAAAAGttcttttgaaggaaacctTGGATTGTGTGGACTTCAGCTCAACAAAAGTTGTTCAATCACTACGAACGGGATGGAAGAAAGCTAG
- the LOC120295737 gene encoding LOW QUALITY PROTEIN: bifunctional purine biosynthesis protein PurH-like (The sequence of the model RefSeq protein was modified relative to this genomic sequence to represent the inferred CDS: inserted 1 base in 1 codon), translating to MVPLFLDGRVKTLHPHIHGGIFARRDQQHHMEALGKHRIGTSDVVVVNLYPFYNKATSVVXFEDGIENVAIGGPATIRAAAKNHQDVLVVVDSHDYPVLLEFLKSNGDDQQFRRKLSWKAFQRVASYDSAVLEWLWRQTTGAEGCMWTRVLLRLIEVVLQLQSNIMERSPTDGETRMFYETGGTKVLKEGARGFPWEVENVEDSGSEEERKREAFIETGRWEMAGSGF from the exons ATGGTGCCTCTCTTT CTGGATGGTCGCGTAAAGACCTTGCATCCTCATATTCATGGAGGAATTTTTGCTAGGAGAGATCAACAGCATCACATGGAGGCTCTTGGTAAGCACAGAATTG GTACTTCTGATGTTGTGGTGGTTAATTTGTATCCTTTCTACAACAAAGCTACCTCTGTGG GATTTGAAGATGGAATTGAGAATGTTGCTATTGGTGGTCCTGCCACGATCAGAGCTGCTGCAAAG AATCATCAGGATGTCTTGGTTGTGGTTGATTCACATGACTACCCTGTGCTGCTGGAGTTCCTGAAGAGTAATGGAGATGATCAACAGTTCCGTAGAAAACTTTCTTGGAAGGCTTTTCAACGAGTTGCTTCCTATGATTCTGCAGTGTTAGAGTGGCTCTGGAGACAAACAACTGGAG CAGAAGGCTGCATGTGGACAAGAGTCTTGCTGAGGTTAATTGAGGTGGTATTGCAACTGCAATCCAACATCATGGAAAG AAGCCCAACTGATGGCGAAACTCGAATGTTCTATGAGACTGGTGGCACCAAAGTACTCAAAGAAGGGGCTAGAGGTTTTCCATGGGAAGTCGAAAACGTTGAGGATTCTGGAAGCGAAGAAGAACGAAAACGGGAAGCTTTCATTGAGACAGGTCGGTGGGAGATGGCTGGCTCAGGATTCTGA
- the LOC120295735 gene encoding receptor-like protein 6, with protein sequence MVSWLLLAISTISIFSDVTTASASDQCLGTDQRSLLLGLRNSLVFDASESSKLLQWDQSADSWSGVTCKDGLVVGLDLSEESISGGIDYSSNLFRLEFLRSLNLAFNNFNSLAIPSGLANLSRLAHLNLSNAGFTGHIPVELSRLTKLRTLDLSWTWLKLEKPNLRSLIRDLGELRELYLDGVNVFAEGSDWCDTLSSSVPKLEVLSMSYCSLSGPINTSLMSLANLSVIQLDGNDLSTTVPSFLSNFSSLKTLSLWGAGLYGEFPHEIFSTNTSNP encoded by the coding sequence ATGGTCTCATGGCTTCTTCTTGCCATATCCACGATCTCGATCTTCTCCGACGTTACTACGGCTTCAGCATCAGACCAGTGTCTTGGCACTGACCAAAGATCACTGTTGCTCGGGCTGAGAAACAGCCTCGTCTTCGACGCCTCTGAGTCTTCGAAGCTATTACAATGGGACCAAAGCGCAGATTCATGGAGCGGCGTGACATGCAAGGATGGCCTCGTGGTCGGTCTTGATTTGAGCGAAGAGTCGATCTCTGGTGGAATCGACTATTCGTCAAACCTCTTTAGGCTCGAGTTCCTTCGGAGCCTGAACTTGGCATTCAACAACTTCAATTCCTTGGCGATTCCGTCAGGCCTCGCGAATCTCAGCCGCTTGGCACATCTCAACTTGTCCAATGCCGGATTCACCGGGCATATTCCTGTAGAGTTATCGCGCCTGACAAAGTTACGTACCCTTGATCTCAGTTGGACTTGGCTAAAACTTGAGAAGCCCAATTTGAGGTCGCTGATTAGGGATTTAGGGGAGTTAAGGGAGCTGTACCTTGATGGGGTCAATGTCTTTGCTGAGGGAAGTGACTGGTGCGACACGTTGTCTTCTTCAGTGCCGAAACTTGAGGTGTTGAGCATGTCTTACTGTTCTCTATCCGGTCCTATCAACACTTCCCTTATGAGTCTTGCTAATCTATCGGTCATTCAACTTGATGGCAACGACTTGTCCACCACAGTTCCTAGTTTCTTATCGAATTTCTCTAGCTTGAAAACTTTGAGCCTATGGGGAGCTGGCCTATATGGAGAATTTCCTCATGAAATCTTCAGTACAAACACTTCAAACCCTTGA
- the LOC120295730 gene encoding receptor-like protein 6, with the protein MASASTQCLGVDQRLLLLELRYSLVFDTSTSSKLVRWDQSANSWSGVTCKDGLVVGLDLSEESISGGINGFSSLIRLEFLQSLNLAFNDFNSMAIPSGLANLSHLAHLNLSNAGFAGQIPMELSRLTKLRSLDLSLVYNSDKGLLKLEKPSLRSLIGDLGELRELYLDGVYVSAKGSEWCDALSSSVPKLEVLSMSYCSLPGPIDPSLMSLSNLSIIQFDGNDLSSTFPSFLANFSSLKTLSLTEVGLWGEFPHEIFQIRTLQTLDLSSNELLRGSLPEFPENGSLGHLFLVTQIFQEVSRFNW; encoded by the coding sequence ATGGCTTCAGCGTCAACCCAGTGTCTTGGCGTTGACCAGAGATTACTATTGCTTGAGCTGAGATACAGCCTTGTCTTCGACACCTCCACGTCCTCCAAGCTAGTACGCTGGGACCAAAGTGCTAATTCGTGGAGCGGCGTGACATGCAAGGACGGCCTCGTGGTTGGTCTCGATTTGAGCGAAGAGTCAATCTCTGGCGGAATCAATGGTTTCTCGAGCCTCATTAGGCTCGAGTTCCTTCAAAGCCTGAACTTGGCATTCAACGACTTCAACTCCATGGCGATTCCATCGGGCCTCGCTAATCTCAGCCACTTGGCACATCTCAACTTGTCGAATGCCGGATTTGCTGGGCAGATTCCTATGGAGCTATCGCGCCTAACGAAGTTACGTTCTCTTGATCTTAGTCTTGTTTACAACAGTGACAAGGGTTTGTTGAAACTTGAGAAGCCCTCTTTGAGGTCACTAATTGGGGATTTGGGGGAGTTAAGGGAGCTGTACCTTGATGGGGTCTATGTGTCTGCTAAGGGAAGTGAGTGGTGCGATGCGTTGTCTTCttcagtgccaaaacttgagGTGTTGAGCATGTCATATTGTTCTTTGCCAGGTCCTATTGACCCTTCCCTAATGAGTCTTTCTAATCTATCGATCATTCAATTCGATGGCAATGACTTGTCCTCCACATTTCCTAGTTTCTTAGCGAATTTTTCTAGCTTGAAAACTCTGAGCCTAACGGAAGTTGGCCTATGGGGAGAATTTCCTCATGAAATCTTCCAAATACGAACACTTCAGACCCTTGACCTATCATCCAATGAACTCCTTCGGGGTTCTTTGCCAGAATTTCCTGAGAATGGTTCTCTTGGACACTTATTCTTAGTGACACAAATATTTCAGGAAGTTTCCAGATTCAATTGGTAA